One Xyrauchen texanus isolate HMW12.3.18 chromosome 26, RBS_HiC_50CHRs, whole genome shotgun sequence genomic window, tttttaaaataattattttctaattgaaAATAATTGTCAAAAATGACTCTGTAACAGTCAAGATGGTCAATACCAATGAGTTGGGAAAGGCTAAAACTTCTCCATTTCATGGAATGTGCTGTAAAATATTCCTAAACACAATCAAAGATCTATGTTtacaaaaatatctatatttatatcAATCATCTATGATTTAACAAGGACTGAAATTTAGAACTCAAGGTTATAAAACCCCATAATAGATACATTCGCGTATTTATGTCTAAATATGAAAACATGTACACTTCACTTCTGCTCACCTGAGGAGGATCGGCCCTGGCCTGAGCTTGACCTTGGGGTCAAAGATTTACACTGTTCCGAAACATTACCCCCATCAATATCCTGGGCACTGTGAAAGGACAATAAAATAAGGCATCAATGACAAATGAAAGGTTTAAGCCCAACTATGCACTGCTTAAGCCAACTACAAACTGTTTTTAACTCTTTAAGTGGCCCCAAAATGACTTATGATAAAAACGTATGACtgtcaaacaaatgatgctacaGCTTTTTCAGAACTAACTTTTAAATCAACTGGTGTCAAGTTGATTATTTTTACTCAacatatgaagtcagttcccctcaggtgtgcacaggtgtcctagcagagtaaccacaggtcaTTAACTATAGACATGTTTCACTAATATTTGACAGAGAGAAAGTGTGCAAATACTTTGTCTTTTGAACAGTAGGCCTACATGTattattttaatctttattttttttattattctatcttagtttgatattttattatcaaaTGCACAGATGTTCAAgcatttaagtgtgacttaagtgtccaaatactttttgggggccAGAAAACGCTCTTGTGTTTTCctattttgaaatattattattgttacacGGTTTTATCCTGGCTTAAATGGTGGGGTGCAGGGATGATGCTTACAGCTGTTTCTGATTTGTTATGTCTGTGCAGACTTTTATCACAGGGTCCCAGCCGCAGAAGGGGTCTCTGGCCAGAATACATTCAGCACAGCTCCAGTAGTATGAGCAGTTGGACACAGGAACTGATGTCACTCCTTCTGAAGAGCCTATCAACACTGCACCCTGCAGGAGAGAGGAGAACATTTACTTTTCATTGTGTAACAGACTTCCTCGCAGCAATGTCATTACTGGACTTAGCTATGGCATTGAGAGGGCATAGTAACTTTGTGTAGCAATTATTGTGGCAACTTTAAAACAGGGAAAATACAACTTCCATTTGTATTCTAAAATGTGGCAAATAgtcataataaagaatgagtaggtgcgTCCAAACAGTACATTAAAAACCTAGGAAACCTGATTTAATGGCTTTAACAGACTggtagagtcagatattttgtaAGAATTGATTGTAACATGCCTTAGAGATTGAAAGCAGGAGGTTTTTCACTGGCTGAGGTTGATGGAACACCTGGATCTCTTCAATGATGTGGGCTCCTTTCTCCAAAACCACAGCTTTGTGCAGGTACCCCGACTCTAACAGGGGAACAAAGGGAACAGTGTTGAGACAATACtacgatcatttaaaaaaaagaaaccttACCATGCAGTTTATCTGGACAAAAAGTGATTATGATGCACCAATATTTACCTGTGAGCAGGTAAAGCACAGTGTAATCTCTGCCGTGGGCTCCCCGCACTCTCTGAGCTGCGATGTTGCTGTAGCTCTGATCAGATGACACAATTGACAGGTCCCGATTGACTGGCGAAACACTTATATCAGCTAGGAAGTTCTCCTTAACAAAGCGCAGTGTGTTGTCTGATGCATTATGGAGGCCACACTGCAGAGATAAAGAGCAGCAATTTGACTAGCTTTATAGAGTTAAGGGCAACCATCTAACAGATCCAGATAATTTGATTAGATCTAGACAGAAGCACAAAGGAACAAATTGAAACAAACCAAACTAAACAATAAAACCCAAAACCAAACCtaaataaaaccaaaacaaatcCAAACAACAAAAACCCCAAACCAAACCGaaagcccatccatccatccatccatcttcaaccgcttatccgaattcaggtcgcgggggcagctaaTCCagcaaacttccctatcccgagccacattaaccagctctgactgggggaccccgaggcgttcccaggccagtgtggagatgtaatctctccacctaatcctgggtcttccccgaggcctcctcccagctggacatgcctgaaacacctccctagggaggcggccagggggcatccttaccagatgcccaaaccacctcaactgactcctttcaacgcaaaggagcagtggctctactccgagctcctcacggatgactgagctcctcaccctatctctaaaggagaagcccgccacccttctgagaaagcccatttcggccgcttgtactcgcggacctagttctttcggtcatgatagccttcatgaccataggtgagggtaggaacaaaaattgaccggttacaaaataaaaattaaacaaaaccaaaaccCAATACAAAAACGAAACAAAACCAAGCAACAAAACCAAACTCAAaccaatacaaaacaaaaagcaaaaaaaataaaacaaaaacattggacAGCCAAGCCCAGAGATTGGATTCAACCCTCCTGCAAACACTGGTTCATTGGTGAGGAGGAACAGAAAGTCTGAAGTTGGGAGTAGGGCTGAGACGAGCATTAAACCACTAAGAACACTTCATGTTAATTTCTCATCAATCCCTGTCCATCTGACTAAGCGATGCATATTTATGCTCTTAGTTTAtcatttttttctccaaaatagaCTTGTGTTGTGATACTTCTCATAAGACTAAATTTATTGAATGCAGCTTCACTCTCAGGGTGCTATGACACTAACCTCTCCAGGGTTTGCCACTTTCTCCTGCACCCTTTTGCTCCATTTCAGGGTGTCCCGATTCAAAACCTTGTAGTTTCCAGCAAACACCTCTTTAATGCTTCTGAGGCTGAAAGCACACACCACTGAGTGAACCATGTTTACCCGCCTGGCCAACACCAAACcaaaaagaggggaaaaaaatattttaataaattaatttcaattaaagCATATTATTAAGATACATACAAATAAACCTGTTCCACTttcattgaaagaaaaaaaaaatatctaattttaTAAACTACAGCAGGTTTCCTCACCACTGAGAACTGAAAATTCCATAGAATAGCGTTTCGTCCTCAGAAGCACCCTCTGGAGGTGGAAGGGTGACAATATCCTGCAGGACATTGTATGGCAGCTCTTGGTCGGCTTGACACAGTAGCTGAGCCTTGGCAAATGTGGTCCAGCGTTTTTGAAGAGTTCGCTGCCCACCCACATCACTCTAAACAAAGATTATTTAAAGGTATTATTTAAAGGTTAAAAAGTTGTCGTAATAAATTATTTCACCTAttgaaaaaaaatgaatgggacgTTTACTGCTTTAATGGAACCACACTGATGCACTCTATAAGGGGCTCATAAGAGAATAACTGTCATTTTTataaacacactctcacatacacatgcacaaatacacacacacacacatactagagATGTATTACGTAACACTTACGGTGCAAACTTGGGCAATACGAGACACAGTAAACTTGTCAATGAAGTCGTACTCTCTTCCAGTCTCACTGAAGAAGAAATAAACCTTCTCCTCACTGGGAATATAGGTGGAGCTGATGAATGTAGGATCTGGAATTTCattattgtgaaaaaagaaaaaggatgcATAAATTACGAGAAGTCAGGAAAACAAAGCTCTCTTGTTCCAGCTAAATTAAATCAGTAAAATCGCTCTCACTGTGCGTTTTAGGtagcaataaaaaaatattttcttacctTCTAACCAGCCAAGTGTATCATCCAGTTTGAGATCAACATGGCTGCCCTCACTCAAGTGTCGTGAGATGACCGGTCGATTCCCCCTATAGTCAGCTACTGTTCCTGTGTACAGCTCTCCATCTGAAACAAAGAAATGTAGAATACTGTGTGAAAtcacatacaaataaaaacaaacatccaCAACTCTCCTAAGCATTTATCATTCTGACTGATCATtcatgggggtctgggtagctcagcgagtaaagacactgactaccacacctggaatcacaagttcgaatacagggcgtgctgagtgactccagccaggtctcctaagcaaccaaattggcccagttgctattaTGGAGCAATATTAGCCAAATGGCTTGCACAACTGCATACTTCCAAACTCAAACAGAAATACGACAACATTACAAAATACAATTACATTACAAAAGGTTGGAAAGAATGCCAATTGGGATTCGTCCAGACTTTAACCAGACAGTAGGCCCGAGCAGAATGATTGATTAATGAGTCACAGCTGAGGTGGTAAATGTGAAGTGAAAACTCTCAGACCTAATGCCTGCTTGGTGTGCTCTGGTAGCAGAGGGATTCTTACCTACAGTGATGGCTGTGTTCTTCTGGTATGGGTCGTAAGGGCAACGACCTCTGCCTTCTTCGTGCTTACCGCTGGGGCCTGTGGCCATAGAGAACGTCTTTGAATTCTGTGGGATGGGAGCACATGAATAAATTGACCATTCAAATGAACTGCGATCAAAACTTGATTCACTTAACaattctgtttctttttttttctttctcttttctccccaatttggaatacccaattgccaatgtgctctaagtcctcatggtggcgtagtgacgcgcctcaatccgggtggcggaggacaaatctcagttgcctactcatctgagaccatcaatccgcacatcttatcacgtggcttgttgccGCATTATCGCGGAGACATAACGCACGTGGAGGACCACGCTATTATCAGCGTCACGCATGCACAACTCACggcgtgccccaccaagagtgagaaccacattatagtgaccacgaggaggttaccccatgtgactctacactacctagcaaccaggccaatttggttgctaaggagacttggATGGAGTCACTccatttgaactcatgactccaggagtggtagtcagcatcaatactcgctaagctaccaaGGCCCCCCGACATATCTATTATTTTTGAAGTTCCCCAAAATAATAAGCAAAaccaaaaaatgtcaaataaatggtAACATATTGTGATATGCAGAGACTCACAAGCCTCAAGAACACATTAACCGATAACTCATATGATAGAAAGGGTCTTTTCGACCTGTtaatttaaaagtcatttttaatataattataacagTTAGCATTTTAGTACAGGGTTCTGCACACTTTGATGGAAGAATACAAATGATCAAGAACTCTTAAAAGattattctgggtttaatacaagttaagctcaaaagcaacagcatttgcagcataatgttgattagcacaccAAATAATTGACTTGTCCCTACTTTtctagaagaaaaaaaagcaaatatagaggttacattgaggcacttacattgaggcacttggaagtgaatgggaccaatttttaaaagggtttaaaagcagaaatgtgaagcttataagtttataaatgcatttacataaattcttctgttaaaactcatgtattatttcagctgtaaagttgtttttacagtcgttttagggtttacagtattACGTTGTCGtggcaagttgtaaaattggatatagctTTACAAAGGAACAGTTAGTgtttgattttatcaaactaaattcATGTTatcgcatattgtttacatcttgttagtattttaacgtttacgaattttccccattcacctctattattgtaagtgcctcactgtatccaaGATTCTAAATgtattgttgtggtaatcaacatgattagccataaatgctgtcgatttaaggcctgttcacaccaaacctgCTTTTTTCGTTACGAATGTTCATTCCGAATGTTCATTCCGAACGAGCTATTGTACGGTAAGAATGGATTCCGATGCCGCTATTCATTCTGAGTCCGACAAACCGTCCTCCGACAAtccaacgtttttttttttacagattttttttttcagacagtgacgaaaactgactgaccaatgagataaGAGATATTTGTCAGTCACTGCAGCTGCTCAATCCAGTGTGTTGGTGGCACTAATCAACTGGTAAACACCAGCATTGGAAGTGCATAAACTGGTTCTGTTTTTGGAAAGTCTGCTTATGCTGTTTTGTCTTAATgtgcattatttaatatgtatatcactGTGCCTGTTATATTCTCATGCCATTAAAAACAGCAGCGAGGTTCAGCAATTCAGAGActgagctctttaaaggaaacaccccggtgttacatctttaatgcagttatatttaatgtgttatagctttactAAAGTTCAAATACtatgttataataatattataataataagaaatctggcaatacgcagctttattaatacaagttttttttttgtgagttaaagatggattgaagtgaacagaaaggtgagagaggaaacCTTCGttccattatacactgcaacaaaatatgttttatgatCTCTTGGAACCCTCCCAAGCAACTTGTTGTGATGTAGTTGTCTTGTTGTCTGactgtagttttggagactttctgaacccaagacccaactaattcctGCAATGTTTCATTTGTGAttcttggagaatttttggccactctaaccatcctcctcaccgtgcttggagacaatatagacacgcgTCCTCTTCCAGTccaattcttaagatctccagttgattggaacttcttaattattgccctgattatggaaatgggtattttcaactCTTTAGCTATTTCCTTATAAcaacttcccattttgtgaagctcaccaaccttttgccacacatcataactatattctttggtcttacccactCTGATGGGTGACTACTGGAATGTGGTTTGTGCCtttcctcatatttataccccagtgaaacaggaagtcatggcgaaactatttcatgttcctagtcacctaGGTGCACTAAATATGAATgtgaatatacttcagatatattttactcataataatttctagggctgccaataattgtggcaatttaataatgatatttttCTCCCCTTTAGATAAGTTTGCTTTAATTAAAGGATacatatttgtgaatattttgaatgaaagatcactttttcatatttaccaagggtgtcaatattttggccacaactgtacatTTATGCAACTgtgctctttactcatctcactcacatttaaaaactcaaataatatactcctcaaaatgcatcaacaccatggaaagaacataatggaAAAAGTTATGCCGATTTAGGTACATAAACGTTTTAACAGCATTCATTATATTAATCTCAAACAGCTGAAGGGAGGAGACTGGTATAACAACAGCACCGCCTATGTACAGGGGTTAAATAGTTTTGAATAGTTCTGTGTGAATAGACCTTCCGTAGGATTTGAGGTGAAAAGTTCTTtagattaatttgtattaaacccagaatatatatatttttttaacagaaaCAAACATCACAAATATCATTaagttccaaataaataaataattattataaataagaaCCGGTTTCTTGATTTCCAACGCTATTCACACACACTAAACCTTTGCCCTGcggaatttttttaaatagacactGAGAAAATCCTGCACAGGCTGAGATGGTTTCTCATGCAAGGTTTACTTTTTGCCATGCCCATCTGCCATGCACATCTCtcgtgacacacacagacacacacacacacacacacagagagagagagagagagagagagagagagagagaggaagaaagaggAACCAGCACTCAAAACTGCTGTGTTCACATGAGAGGATTACAGAATAGCAATGGTGTGTAAAGAACAAGCACGCAAGGTAGATATGACCATAAAAGCatttaacaaattataataataataaaaaataataataacttactACTAATAAGTATATATAAAGAATGTGGATGATtgaacaaatgaaaaacacagcACGGTTATGCAATATCCCAACATACAGTAGATACTGGGATACGACACAAACATGTATCCATGAACATTTGAAGTCAACcgaaacagcattcacaacccattttatttctgtaatgtgACACATTTCTGAGTAAAACTCGATTTTATCCGTTGTTATTCTTTTCAGTGATTCGGCCAAAGGGGATTGTAAAACAGTCTGAATCGAtacgtgattcagtacaattcattCAGagcgctctctcactgaatcatttggagcggtttctcacacagtaaaacagtattggCATATTTACGAACACATAACAAAAAGCGCCGAataaagtggatatttacctacaatcaactgaaacaaaatgcTGCCATTTTGAGAGGTAATTTTGAGAAACTTgagctagtgctgtgtcatgtgaataAGCGGTCGGTCACAACGAACTTCGCTCATGCTGTTTTTCAATCATTTCCAAAAATTCGCTAGATGGATGTTTTTGACCACTTCGTCACTTTtactgtttttagcatctctaaCAGCATGTTTAGACACCGTGTCGAGttaaaaaagaacttcaactgttaaaaacgcATCTCTAGACACCAGCTCTTACTTTAGTAGCGCGAGAACGCATTTGTTCTGAACGGTTCCTGTCTTTTAAGTTTTAGCTAGTGCTACTTTCAACCGTTCAAAGTCACCAGAATCTAAAAATAAGATGAGtaacatgtattaagaaagcTAATAGGATCAAGttagatttcatgttgacttcaaaagaTAGAAtaacaggaaaaagaaaaaactagAAAGCTACAAAGATGGATGGAGTATGTCTTACGATGTAGATGCAGCGCGGGCTGAAGGCAAATGTTCCGCAGGTGTACATATGGGTGGAGTTGAGCACTTGCAGAACCCTCACAAAGTTGTAACAATCCATCTAAGTTGGAGAAGGGTGTTTGATTATGATATACAGACATTTTCCTACTTTGTTTCACATAAACCTAACCTaagtaaccctaaccctaatccaaatgtaaaataaaaaatatgaaataggACTAAATTCAGGTGGTTGTCAACTGAGGTACAAACCAAGTAATAATGATACATTTAAAGCCATCACTAATTGCATAAGTTCCAATGcttatacacagatcagccacaatattaaaatcaCCTGCTTGATAAAGAAGGTCCCCCTCTTGCCTCCAAATCAGCACCaatctgcatctcagaatagcattcagagatgatgttcttctcaccacaattgtacagagcggttatcggtGTTACCGTagttcgaaccattctggccattttttcttgacctctctcatcaacaaggcaattccgtccacagaactgccgctcactggattttattttatgcactgcaatgctgccacgtgattggctgattaaatagatgaatggatgattgttggtgccagatgggctggtttgagtatttctgtaactgctgatctcctgggattttcacacacaacattctctagaacagcgtttctcaacgggcggtaccgccccctagggggcgtttggacagtgttgggggcggtgtgaacgaggcagcagagaggggggcgctcaggcacaaatggggggtgttactcagaggtactcaacaggcggcctgcgcaaaaatattttcagctcttctccttaacctatgtcttcgtcttgctcggattactgctgccacttcaccaggaggatatgccaggagagccacttcctaagttacacatgcttttaagaggtggagaattttcagcgcaaaatagaggcgcgctttcaccggctttttctgtacataacgcggaatacataattaggcgcataattagtgctcagggctcacactaatgaccgtaattaataaaaaaaagtggctgtttttgacgtcgttttttcttcggttcagttcaggtggccgagctgttgtcgtctttgttcgtcatttgaaatcaaatgaccgtttgtaggctattcaaatttgaagcctagtatatattgcctaattgagtgcacgaacgaccgctgctttttcattggcaatttaggttagttacgttattgttcacgtgattggttcatcttaaaaaaatttgtgtgtgagactgaatttgtttgaatttctaaatacatttgcaatacctttcaaacaatccatgtgtttttgcatttttttccaaacacaatattactcaacttgaggcttttacatgtagtttaaatacaagtttaccaaaaactcaggcttcaggtatcagtgttgcaattgtttggctgtaatagtatttctgaagtgtttttgtttttttttaggggggcattaagaggatcatgaagaggtcaggggggcgtttgttcaaaaacggttgagaaccactgctctagaatATACtccgaatggtgacaaaaacaaaaaacatccagttctgtggacaaaaatgccttgttgatgatagaggtcaaacgagaatgggcagactggtttGACCTGACAATGTCTATGataactcaggtaaccactctgtacaactgcggtgagaagtatagcatctcagaatgagatgccggttggcgctgtttttgcggcacgagggggacctacaaaatattaggcaagtggttttaatgttgtgaattTATCTGTAAGTATTTCCATACCTTCATTTTTCCTTTCATGGAACAATCAGCAAGGTCTTTTTCTGAGGGCGACCAGTCCATCTAAAATTGGAgagtaataaagaaataaacaaatggtGTAAGCTTGTGCATTCACCAGACTCAAAGAAAGCGTATCACAAATGTATTTGCATCATTAGGTTgaatctctgattgggtgtgctgaaatacattatattgttatattataacCTTTAGCCATTCATGTACCACAGAAAACCACACTGACCTTCTCCTTCATGGCCATAGTGCCAGTCTGACTGACATCTATTGAGAGAATGGTGTCTCGTGCTCCGACAAATAATGTGCCCTCATCGGAACTAAGCAACAGCGTGGTGGTGTTGTAAACGTCAGGGTTTGTGAAGACAGTCAAGGAACGACCTGGACTACCTGTGACAGAGcagaaaaaacaattattactAATTTAGTATTTACACTAATTAccactatttttatttaattgatgggtaaatctcacaaaacctgtcaaggaaTGTCATAATTctcccaaaagaaaaaaatataacttattttttatttcagcttttatttctttcatcacattcccagtgggtcagaagtttacatacactttgttagtatttggtagcatt contains:
- the LOC127620257 gene encoding semaphorin-4A-like → MAHSGSLCACLSFLIVLSTCHVIPRLSFPMGSPGRSLTVFTNPDVYNTTTLLLSSDEGTLFVGARDTILSIDVSQTGTMAMKEKMDWSPSEKDLADCSMKGKMKMDCYNFVRVLQVLNSTHMYTCGTFAFSPRCIYINSKTFSMATGPSGKHEEGRGRCPYDPYQKNTAITVDGELYTGTVADYRGNRPVISRHLSEGSHVDLKLDDTLGWLEDPTFISSTYIPSEEKVYFFFSETGREYDFIDKFTVSRIAQVCTSDVGGQRTLQKRWTTFAKAQLLCQADQELPYNVLQDIVTLPPPEGASEDETLFYGIFSSQWRVNMVHSVVCAFSLRSIKEVFAGNYKVLNRDTLKWSKRVQEKVANPGECGLHNASDNTLRFVKENFLADISVSPVNRDLSIVSSDQSYSNIAAQRVRGAHGRDYTVLYLLTESGYLHKAVVLEKGAHIIEEIQVFHQPQPVKNLLLSISKGAVLIGSSEGVTSVPVSNCSYYWSCAECILARDPFCGWDPVIKVCTDITNQKQLAQDIDGGNVSEQCKSLTPRSSSGQGRSSSAEVVSVSLNEVVHLQCPAASHLAKCHWERLNSQLLSKIYIQLDSGSLSFVATPSTLGHYLCKSVENGYTQTLVVYHIKQKSNPTILPVAPSRPQSTLTASTGNKAPVYTTRWTTPKRTELSPKTEEPESTVAHKVTPVVTTLKSSLFGSEEKKPRVSEPGGNLKLTDKHSYLQELVVVSVLLALCVSVLLTIALFKLRQPFHSRTVPQPPSSHRDAERGGAATPQEREALQRQSPRGEIRNGQAPNGQSQNGQTPNGKSPITLSNSMLNGSNGHLPNTPI